From Candidatus Dormiibacterota bacterium, a single genomic window includes:
- a CDS encoding FAD:protein FMN transferase has product MPEPPTTARRVRVEQVMGTAVGVDLRDPGVPEPALDGFFGWLRQVDARFSTYRAGSEISRIGRGELAPGSAHPDVREVLEICEEVRRCSGGLFAAWRPDGGLDPSAVVKGWSVERGARLLEDAGARNFCINAGGDVLARGEPEPGRRWRVGIRHPEIADRVAAVLGVRDLAVATSGTYERGAHILDPRSGLPACGLLSLTVVGPSLTLADAYSTAAFVMGRDGASWIAGIPGYEAFAVTAEHRAVWTEGCRSLRVQDMGT; this is encoded by the coding sequence ATGCCTGAGCCGCCCACCACGGCGCGCCGGGTCCGCGTCGAGCAGGTGATGGGCACCGCCGTCGGGGTCGACCTCCGCGACCCGGGAGTGCCGGAGCCCGCCCTCGACGGGTTCTTCGGCTGGCTCCGCCAGGTCGACGCCCGCTTCAGCACCTACCGGGCCGGCAGCGAGATCAGCCGCATCGGCCGCGGCGAGCTCGCACCCGGGAGCGCCCACCCCGACGTCCGCGAGGTGCTCGAGATCTGCGAGGAGGTCCGCCGGTGCAGCGGCGGCCTCTTCGCGGCGTGGCGTCCCGACGGCGGGCTCGATCCCTCGGCGGTGGTGAAGGGCTGGTCGGTGGAGCGCGGCGCCCGCCTGCTCGAGGACGCCGGTGCGCGCAACTTCTGCATCAACGCGGGCGGCGACGTGCTGGCGCGCGGCGAGCCCGAGCCGGGACGTCGGTGGCGGGTCGGCATCCGCCACCCGGAGATCGCCGACCGGGTCGCCGCCGTCCTCGGGGTGCGCGACCTCGCCGTCGCCACCAGCGGCACCTACGAGCGCGGCGCCCACATCCTCGACCCCCGCAGCGGCCTGCCGGCGTGCGGGCTGCTGAGCCTGACCGTGGTCGGGCCCAGCCTCACCCTCGCCGACGCCTACTCGACCGCCGCCTTCGTCATGGGCCGCGACGGGGCCTCCTGGATCGCCGGGATCCCGGGCTACGAGGCGTTCGCGGTGACCGCCGAGCACCGCGCCGTGTGGACCG